From Halodesulfovibrio aestuarii DSM 17919 = ATCC 29578, the proteins below share one genomic window:
- a CDS encoding hybrid sensor histidine kinase/response regulator: MPTSASTQSSRHIHVRPSQKDETDVRSFFDNAVEGMFRKARNGRFILVNPALAKIFGYASPGEMLRNFPIDQDKVTLDASRFLDLLTELKSKGEVKNFEMQFRRRDGLLMWVLINARTVYTVKGSIKFYEGTLVDITERKDSETEQAIIDEQIRQSQRMEAIGILAGGIASDFSTLIRPIVSSTESALKQSSGNEQVQSNLNTILGAANSAMALIKQFQTISRQGLGEMRPTTLQPVLAEAVGDFQSSLPEHIQLLEEISANNRTVLADVGQVRQVIDNLLENARQSIDGSGKITVRMAEVEFDERTGAFRADLIPGKYLRITIQDSGVGIPEQFLPRIFDPFFTTRDSEDAQGLGLAVAHGIARAHDGGITVLSEEGLGSTFCFYIPFYEQEIDQSQPIAPSPRLGSERILLVSPEEQEIRKWRSLLVPLGYRVEAVSGSVEALRLFLESPDSFDLIVSTFAMPQMNGLEFARILLGVHPTTRLVLYADPTDPITSEIALGAGVPTLAYKPLDTNSIFKLVQSALEDHQE; this comes from the coding sequence ATGCCTACATCCGCTTCCACCCAATCTTCCCGCCATATTCATGTCCGTCCTTCACAGAAGGACGAAACTGACGTGCGTAGTTTTTTTGACAATGCCGTTGAAGGTATGTTTCGAAAAGCTCGTAATGGCCGTTTTATTCTAGTCAATCCTGCTCTGGCTAAAATTTTTGGATACGCATCTCCCGGAGAAATGCTCCGCAACTTTCCTATTGATCAAGACAAAGTTACCCTTGATGCCAGTCGATTTTTAGATCTGCTGACAGAACTCAAAAGCAAGGGCGAAGTTAAAAATTTTGAGATGCAGTTCCGCAGGCGGGACGGACTCCTTATGTGGGTACTCATCAATGCCCGCACGGTGTACACAGTAAAAGGTTCCATAAAATTCTACGAAGGCACCCTTGTAGACATCACCGAACGAAAAGACTCTGAAACAGAACAGGCGATTATTGATGAGCAGATTCGTCAGTCGCAACGCATGGAAGCCATCGGCATTCTTGCTGGCGGTATTGCCTCCGACTTCAGCACCCTGATCCGGCCTATTGTCAGCAGTACAGAATCTGCACTCAAGCAAAGCTCCGGCAACGAACAGGTTCAAAGCAATCTGAACACTATCCTTGGTGCTGCGAACAGTGCCATGGCTCTCATCAAGCAATTTCAGACTATCAGCAGACAAGGTCTGGGTGAAATGCGCCCAACCACCTTGCAACCCGTTCTTGCAGAGGCAGTAGGGGATTTTCAATCCTCTCTTCCGGAACACATTCAGCTTCTGGAAGAGATTAGTGCTAATAACCGGACTGTGTTAGCTGACGTTGGACAAGTTCGACAAGTTATCGATAACCTACTAGAAAATGCAAGGCAGTCCATTGACGGTAGTGGAAAAATCACCGTACGCATGGCAGAAGTCGAATTTGATGAGCGCACAGGAGCATTCCGCGCAGATCTTATTCCCGGAAAATATCTCCGAATAACGATTCAGGATTCAGGCGTAGGGATTCCAGAACAGTTTCTTCCCCGCATTTTTGATCCATTTTTTACCACTCGTGATTCAGAAGACGCCCAAGGTCTTGGACTTGCTGTTGCCCATGGCATCGCCCGTGCCCACGACGGAGGAATTACAGTCCTGTCAGAAGAAGGACTTGGCTCTACTTTCTGCTTTTACATTCCGTTCTATGAACAGGAGATTGACCAGTCACAGCCAATTGCCCCTTCTCCAAGGCTTGGTAGTGAACGTATTTTGCTTGTATCCCCTGAAGAACAGGAAATCCGGAAGTGGCGCAGCCTGCTTGTTCCTCTCGGCTATCGTGTAGAAGCAGTTTCCGGCAGTGTTGAAGCATTACGGTTGTTTCTTGAATCACCGGATTCGTTCGACCTGATAGTTTCAACATTTGCTATGCCGCAAATGAACGGTCTGGAGTTTGCCAGAATCCTTCTCGGGGTTCATCCAACAACCCGTCTCGTTCTCTATGCTGATCCAACAGACCCGATTACAAGCGAAATTGCCCTTGGTGCGGGTGTTCCTACCCTCGCGTATAAGCCCCTCGACACCAACAGTATTTTCAAGCTGGTGCAGTCTGCACTCGAAGACCATCAGGAGTAG
- a CDS encoding sigma-54-dependent transcriptional regulator translates to MARVLIIDNDPVFSETLASIVTGLGHRSKQVKSLREAFISGRKHYTDIVYLNTQLPDGSGLLAIAQLNAMRGHPEIIVMTGTPTPDGAEKAIRNGAWDYVEKQSSVDRLVLPLIRAIDYRGKRPTKNGAVKLKRSGIIGDSAGIKKCLALVAEAASSDASALLLGETGVGKEVFARAVHENSLRATGPFVAVDCASMSRTLASSILFGHQKGAFTGADKDREGLVAQANNGTLFLDEVGELPLAMQKIFLRVLQEHKFRPVGARTEKISDFRLICATNRSLDEMVARGTFRSDLLFRIRTVVMALPPLRERADDLPRLIEHYVKQLCGKYGMPAKGISPDLLDLAKEYSWPGNVRELIHTLERAVLAAKDTSKIFSRHLPDHIRINIARAAADKTQREEKQVSEHNGAFCALSEAENNTENYTAQLATSPVEQESPRHLPPQFAITTPAPMVVPRQNSDGRFTSNVQWAEDIPPTSISSQFGTGYQSENSVISDKESTNSAIEDVQISATSIKPFFEFRDEAFSQYLQNLMALSEGKVATACKLSGLSRSYLYDLLKKHSVKK, encoded by the coding sequence ATGGCTCGCGTTCTCATTATCGATAACGACCCTGTTTTTTCTGAAACTCTGGCTTCAATTGTTACCGGCCTCGGACACCGCAGCAAACAGGTAAAATCACTTAGAGAAGCTTTTATATCCGGTCGCAAGCATTACACGGACATTGTATACCTCAATACACAGCTTCCGGATGGAAGTGGTCTGCTGGCAATTGCACAACTTAATGCCATGCGTGGACACCCTGAGATTATTGTTATGACCGGAACCCCGACACCGGACGGTGCTGAGAAAGCTATCCGGAACGGTGCATGGGATTACGTCGAAAAGCAAAGTTCCGTTGACCGTTTAGTACTTCCGCTTATTCGCGCTATCGACTACAGGGGCAAGCGCCCGACTAAAAACGGAGCTGTTAAGCTTAAACGCAGCGGCATTATCGGTGACAGTGCCGGTATCAAAAAATGTCTGGCTCTCGTGGCTGAAGCTGCTTCTTCTGACGCCTCAGCGCTGCTGCTCGGTGAAACCGGTGTAGGTAAAGAAGTCTTCGCCCGTGCTGTACACGAAAACAGCCTTCGAGCTACCGGCCCGTTTGTGGCTGTTGACTGTGCATCCATGTCACGCACGCTTGCCAGCTCCATCCTCTTCGGTCACCAAAAAGGTGCCTTCACCGGAGCAGATAAAGATCGGGAAGGCCTTGTCGCACAGGCAAACAACGGAACCCTCTTCCTCGATGAGGTGGGCGAACTCCCCCTTGCTATGCAGAAAATTTTTCTGCGAGTTTTACAGGAGCACAAATTCCGCCCTGTTGGTGCGAGAACTGAAAAAATATCGGACTTCCGTCTCATCTGCGCCACCAACAGAAGCCTTGATGAAATGGTTGCACGCGGTACATTCCGCAGTGACCTGCTGTTCCGAATCCGTACCGTTGTAATGGCATTGCCCCCCCTACGAGAAAGAGCCGATGACCTCCCACGGCTTATTGAGCACTATGTTAAACAACTGTGCGGAAAATATGGTATGCCGGCCAAAGGGATTTCGCCAGATCTGCTTGACCTTGCTAAAGAGTATTCGTGGCCGGGAAACGTGCGCGAATTGATTCATACTCTGGAACGCGCGGTGTTGGCAGCAAAAGATACTTCCAAGATTTTCAGCCGGCATTTACCAGATCATATACGTATTAATATTGCCCGGGCGGCTGCGGACAAAACACAGCGTGAAGAAAAGCAAGTCTCCGAGCATAACGGGGCATTCTGCGCGTTATCTGAAGCTGAAAACAACACTGAAAACTACACAGCACAACTTGCCACCTCACCTGTAGAACAAGAATCACCGCGTCATCTGCCTCCGCAGTTTGCGATTACCACACCTGCGCCCATGGTCGTGCCCCGGCAAAACAGTGACGGTCGTTTTACAAGCAACGTACAATGGGCAGAGGACATCCCACCAACATCTATATCGTCACAGTTTGGCACAGGCTATCAATCTGAAAATTCCGTGATCTCGGACAAAGAGTCGACAAATTCCGCGATCGAGGACGTTCAAATCTCTGCGACATCTATTAAGCCATTTTTTGAATTCAGAGACGAAGCTTTCTCACAATATCTTCAGAATCTTATGGCATTATCTGAGGGAAAAGTAGCAACAGCCTGCAAATTATCAGGCCTTTCCCGTTCCTATTTATACGACCTGTTAAAAAAGCACTCAGTCAAAAAATAG
- a CDS encoding sirohydrochlorin cobaltochelatase — translation MIRSRSLRLMLAVVFVFALSFPAFAGHGQTETPKKGILLVAFGTSVPEARVSLENIGEEVAKAFPDTEIRWAYSAAIIRNKIKRTENMIVPSPATALAQMGDEGFTHVAVQSLHTIPGQEFSDIKKTASAFNGIPKSISHIAVGAPLLNSPADVANMAKVLPTLIPAERKKDEAVIFMGHGTHDPGNIYYPGLATYLQEQDRNIYVATVEGYPALDNVIPKLKAKGIKKVWLMPLMSVAGDHARNDMAGPEDDSWQSILKKEGFKVQPVLKGTGEYDIVVAQWVAHLKKAFNSL, via the coding sequence ATGATCCGCAGTCGTTCTTTACGACTCATGCTCGCTGTTGTCTTTGTTTTCGCTTTGTCATTCCCTGCTTTTGCCGGACACGGACAAACCGAAACCCCTAAAAAGGGCATCCTGCTCGTAGCATTCGGAACTTCCGTACCTGAAGCTCGTGTGTCATTGGAAAATATTGGTGAAGAAGTTGCCAAAGCTTTTCCTGATACTGAAATCCGCTGGGCATACTCTGCTGCTATCATCCGTAATAAAATCAAGCGCACAGAAAACATGATTGTTCCTTCCCCTGCCACTGCCCTTGCGCAAATGGGAGATGAAGGCTTTACCCATGTTGCAGTTCAGTCTCTGCACACAATTCCTGGACAGGAATTTTCTGACATCAAAAAAACTGCTTCGGCATTCAACGGCATTCCAAAAAGTATCAGCCACATTGCTGTTGGCGCACCGCTTTTAAATTCGCCTGCTGATGTAGCTAACATGGCGAAAGTACTCCCGACCCTTATTCCTGCTGAACGCAAAAAAGACGAAGCAGTGATCTTTATGGGACATGGCACACACGATCCAGGCAACATCTACTACCCAGGTCTTGCCACCTACTTACAGGAACAGGATCGCAATATTTATGTAGCTACTGTTGAAGGCTACCCAGCTCTCGACAATGTTATTCCTAAGCTCAAAGCTAAAGGAATCAAAAAAGTATGGCTTATGCCGCTTATGTCTGTTGCAGGCGACCACGCCCGCAACGATATGGCCGGCCCGGAAGACGACAGCTGGCAATCCATCCTTAAAAAGGAAGGATTCAAAGTACAGCCTGTACTTAAAGGCACTGGCGAGTATGACATTGTTGTTGCCCAATGGGTTGCACATTTGAAAAAAGCATTTAACTCACTGTAA
- a CDS encoding FecCD family ABC transporter permease, with the protein MTRTADIAQRRTRRCVLFASITALTCVVSAVLASAYGPLEIPIQQTFRTLAHHIFFSTQNAETANSIVVWEIRFSRIVLSLLIGSGLAISGTVFQGILRNPLADPFTIGVSSGAAFGASVAIFFGFSGAIPYLAGIGMVPIAALIGALLALGAVITLGSMGGQLKRDALVLAGVVVATFLAALISLIKSLDEDSVASIVFWIMGSLQGRSWQHVQLILPWYGLGVAIIWRFSRELDILSLGETQAQQLGMNASRVRLWLLVGASMITGASVAVSGVIGFVGLVVPHLVRLVQGGEHRPLLVSSALIGGLLLLWSDVLARTILPEGAELPVGVVTALLGGPFFCLLLHRTMKRSSR; encoded by the coding sequence ATGACTCGAACAGCAGACATTGCACAGCGTCGTACCCGCCGCTGCGTTCTATTCGCCAGCATCACGGCTCTGACCTGTGTGGTGTCTGCAGTTTTGGCTTCTGCATATGGTCCGTTAGAAATACCTATTCAACAGACATTCCGAACGCTGGCACATCACATTTTCTTCAGTACACAAAATGCTGAAACAGCCAACTCCATTGTTGTGTGGGAAATCAGATTCAGCCGGATTGTTCTTTCTCTGCTCATAGGAAGCGGCCTCGCCATTTCAGGTACAGTCTTTCAAGGAATTTTACGCAACCCGCTTGCAGACCCTTTTACAATAGGCGTTTCAAGCGGCGCAGCATTTGGTGCCTCTGTCGCTATTTTCTTTGGATTTTCAGGAGCTATCCCGTATCTAGCCGGAATAGGAATGGTTCCCATTGCCGCCCTTATAGGTGCTCTGCTCGCTCTTGGAGCAGTTATCACCCTCGGCAGCATGGGCGGCCAGCTCAAACGAGATGCGCTTGTACTTGCCGGTGTTGTTGTTGCAACATTCCTTGCCGCGCTCATATCTCTCATCAAGTCACTTGATGAAGATTCCGTCGCTTCAATAGTATTCTGGATTATGGGAAGTTTACAGGGAAGAAGCTGGCAACACGTTCAGCTTATCCTGCCGTGGTACGGATTAGGCGTCGCTATTATCTGGCGATTCTCCCGTGAGCTGGATATCCTTTCACTTGGTGAAACCCAAGCGCAACAATTGGGAATGAATGCAAGCCGCGTTCGACTATGGTTGCTCGTTGGTGCCAGCATGATCACCGGTGCGTCTGTTGCTGTTTCCGGTGTTATCGGATTTGTGGGACTTGTGGTGCCGCACCTTGTACGTCTTGTACAAGGCGGGGAACACAGACCGTTGCTCGTAAGTTCTGCCCTTATCGGTGGATTGCTTCTACTATGGTCAGATGTGCTTGCCCGCACCATTCTACCGGAAGGTGCCGAACTGCCTGTCGGTGTTGTTACAGCACTTCTTGGTGGGCCTTTCTTCTGCCTGCTCCTACATCGTACCATGAAGCGGAGCAGCCGGTAA
- a CDS encoding ABC transporter ATP-binding protein, whose amino-acid sequence MSASITVKNLSAGYSKTPVLHDVSLLIQQGEMVGLLGPNGSGKTTLLMSLSGVKKPLQGSVTLNQTNLLQIPPKLRAAQIASVPQYTGETPDIEVLSLVLMGRYPYISALGGYSAEDKKIALACMKETATDNFAYRSARDLSGGEFQRVLIARALTQQAQTILLDEATSGLDVARTIEIFDLLKQRHHTGTTVVAAIHDINLAALYCTRLVFLKHGRIVLDGTVEDVFTDDNLTTIYDTPIHTFKHPVTNAPQAFFTPGSTATHR is encoded by the coding sequence ATGTCCGCAAGCATCACCGTAAAAAACCTTTCTGCGGGCTACTCAAAGACTCCTGTACTACATGATGTTTCATTGTTGATTCAGCAAGGAGAAATGGTAGGCCTTCTAGGGCCAAACGGAAGCGGTAAAACGACGCTGCTCATGTCGCTTTCAGGGGTAAAAAAGCCACTACAAGGTTCAGTCACACTGAATCAGACGAATCTATTACAAATACCGCCCAAACTGCGTGCAGCACAAATTGCATCCGTACCGCAGTATACAGGTGAAACGCCGGATATAGAGGTTCTCTCCCTCGTGCTTATGGGACGATACCCTTACATATCAGCCCTCGGAGGGTACAGTGCTGAGGATAAAAAAATTGCCTTAGCCTGTATGAAAGAAACAGCCACCGACAATTTTGCTTACAGGTCAGCACGTGATCTTTCCGGTGGAGAATTCCAACGGGTTTTAATTGCACGGGCACTGACTCAACAAGCACAAACAATACTGCTGGACGAAGCCACATCCGGCCTCGACGTAGCACGTACCATTGAAATATTTGATTTACTGAAACAACGGCACCACACAGGAACGACCGTAGTTGCAGCAATCCATGATATCAACCTTGCAGCCCTCTACTGTACACGGCTTGTGTTTCTCAAACATGGACGAATTGTACTGGACGGCACTGTTGAAGACGTTTTTACTGACGACAATCTGACGACAATTTATGACACACCAATTCACACATTCAAGCATCCGGTTACCAATGCGCCTCAAGCATTTTTTACTCCCGGCTCTACTGCTACTCATCGCTAG
- a CDS encoding ABC transporter substrate-binding protein yields MTHQFTHSSIRLPMRLKHFLLPALLLLIASTALASEALPEARPAPVSIIDDLGRTIVLQRPATRIIALYGAFNEILAEMGKEDTIIARTKADALPPSILAKPSIGTHMRPNPELVAGLRPDIVLQLGGRKKALESVHMLEQLGIPVAFFSITTFKELFSVIKRLGTLTNAEEQATRVCNSLQARLDLVQKQLAMVKHKPTVFFEVRYPNLLGAGDASIVNDIINHAGGINVMDASVKLVRINEEEVIKRDPEVYLIQKGAMNPQPLPIQERAHFRTLRAVKNNRVYIIDESSYSRPGPRAVSAVEELAALLHPNLMQPTSHISGDI; encoded by the coding sequence ATGACACACCAATTCACACATTCAAGCATCCGGTTACCAATGCGCCTCAAGCATTTTTTACTCCCGGCTCTACTGCTACTCATCGCTAGTACAGCCCTTGCGAGTGAAGCGTTACCGGAAGCCCGCCCCGCACCTGTCAGCATCATTGACGATCTAGGCAGGACTATCGTTTTGCAACGCCCTGCAACTCGAATCATTGCGCTGTATGGAGCATTTAACGAAATACTGGCAGAGATGGGAAAAGAAGATACCATCATCGCCCGCACAAAGGCTGATGCACTTCCCCCTTCTATTCTTGCAAAGCCTTCCATTGGAACACACATGCGGCCAAACCCTGAGCTGGTAGCTGGGTTGCGCCCGGACATTGTACTCCAACTGGGTGGAAGGAAAAAAGCACTGGAATCAGTTCACATGCTCGAACAACTCGGCATTCCCGTCGCCTTTTTTTCCATAACAACCTTCAAGGAACTTTTTTCCGTCATCAAGCGCCTCGGCACGCTTACCAATGCCGAAGAACAGGCAACGCGTGTTTGCAACTCCTTGCAGGCACGTCTCGATCTCGTCCAAAAGCAACTTGCGATGGTCAAACACAAGCCAACAGTATTCTTTGAGGTGCGATATCCAAACCTGCTCGGTGCAGGTGATGCGTCTATTGTTAATGATATAATCAACCATGCAGGCGGCATTAACGTTATGGATGCCTCTGTAAAATTGGTTCGCATAAACGAAGAGGAAGTCATTAAACGCGATCCGGAAGTGTACTTGATTCAAAAAGGTGCCATGAATCCGCAGCCACTGCCTATACAAGAGCGTGCCCATTTTCGCACCCTTAGGGCTGTAAAAAACAACCGCGTCTATATTATCGATGAATCCAGTTACTCTCGTCCGGGGCCACGCGCCGTATCCGCCGTAGAAGAACTTGCAGCGCTGCTGCATCCAAACCTAATGCAACCTACTTCTCATATTTCAGGAGATATATAA
- the cobI gene encoding precorrin-2 C(20)-methyltransferase — protein MPASLGTLYGIGVGPGDPDLLTIKATKVLANVDIVLAASSTKNDYSTALSIAQPHMQADVEVVHLSFPMTRNEKILMKAWEHNARIVADLLKRGKNCAFLTLGDPLIYSTFGYLKRTLEAIDTPFNISIVPGITSYQAAAARTGTILCESGENLLLASGVRATEDTKNLLRHVDNAVILKTYKNFAELKNLLHETNRKDSAIFISRLGMDGEIIARNIDDAPDEPHYFSHMLIPVCK, from the coding sequence ATGCCCGCTTCCCTAGGCACACTATACGGTATCGGGGTTGGTCCCGGTGATCCGGATCTGCTCACCATCAAGGCCACCAAAGTTTTAGCAAACGTTGATATCGTGCTTGCTGCGTCTTCCACGAAAAACGATTACTCAACCGCGCTCTCCATAGCGCAGCCGCATATGCAGGCAGATGTCGAAGTTGTGCATCTTAGCTTCCCGATGACCCGTAACGAAAAAATCTTGATGAAAGCATGGGAACACAACGCAAGAATCGTTGCCGACCTCCTCAAGCGAGGCAAAAACTGTGCGTTTCTTACCCTCGGTGATCCGCTCATCTATTCGACATTCGGATATCTGAAACGAACTCTTGAAGCCATCGACACACCTTTCAACATATCAATAGTGCCGGGCATCACCTCCTATCAGGCAGCAGCAGCACGCACCGGAACAATCCTTTGTGAATCCGGCGAAAACCTACTGCTGGCATCTGGAGTACGTGCAACCGAAGACACAAAAAATCTCCTGCGCCACGTGGATAACGCCGTTATCCTCAAGACATATAAAAACTTTGCGGAACTTAAAAATCTTCTCCACGAAACCAACAGAAAAGATTCCGCTATTTTTATCTCACGGCTCGGTATGGATGGAGAAATCATTGCCCGCAACATCGACGATGCACCGGACGAACCGCACTATTTCTCACATATGCTTATACCTGTGTGTAAATAA
- a CDS encoding Y-family DNA polymerase yields MSLAAYALVDCNNFYCSCERVFRPDLIGKPIVVLSNNDGCIISRSNEAKKLGVQMAAPYFKQKRFLERNEVAVFSSNYPLYGDLSERVMNTLRAFCSDMEIYSIDEAFLRLDGFSTYNLTAYGQHIRNTVYKWTGIPVSIGIAPTKTLAKIASHICKKNPNSSGVYNMNDQWGNSSQINAMLEKVPVNEIWGIGRKSSAKLFNYGITTARQLRDRDNAWLQKMLTVTGLYTALELRGIPSIALDDAPPARRSIRSSRSFGQPVTEKRDAQEAAVAYMVRAAEKLRREGLLATTLSVFIKTSEHRPGDQHAEYCTYTLEKPTDYTPLLVHHASEMLCKIFRNGHQYQKVGVLLSGLESKHNQQGSLLELTSPATQQQIEAEARLMCVTDAINKKFGRGTVQYAGEGLGQPWKMKQKNLSPRYTTKWGELREIF; encoded by the coding sequence GTGAGTTTAGCTGCCTACGCTCTGGTAGACTGTAATAATTTTTACTGCTCTTGTGAGCGGGTGTTTAGACCCGATCTCATAGGAAAGCCCATTGTCGTTCTTTCAAACAATGATGGTTGTATTATTTCACGTTCCAACGAGGCAAAAAAGCTTGGTGTGCAGATGGCTGCGCCCTATTTTAAACAGAAGCGGTTTCTTGAGCGTAATGAGGTGGCTGTTTTTTCATCTAACTATCCTCTTTACGGTGATCTTTCTGAACGTGTAATGAATACATTGAGAGCGTTTTGTTCTGACATGGAAATTTACTCTATAGACGAAGCATTTCTTCGTCTTGATGGATTTTCCACGTACAATCTGACAGCATATGGGCAGCATATCCGCAATACAGTCTATAAATGGACAGGTATTCCTGTCTCCATCGGTATAGCGCCTACAAAAACTCTCGCTAAAATAGCCAGCCATATTTGTAAAAAAAATCCCAATTCATCCGGTGTCTATAACATGAATGACCAGTGGGGAAATTCATCGCAGATAAATGCCATGTTGGAAAAGGTGCCAGTAAATGAAATATGGGGAATAGGGCGTAAGTCTTCGGCAAAGCTTTTTAACTATGGTATTACTACAGCAAGACAGTTGCGCGACAGGGATAATGCATGGCTGCAAAAAATGCTGACAGTAACAGGACTATACACAGCGTTGGAGCTGCGCGGCATACCATCTATTGCTTTAGATGATGCCCCCCCAGCCCGTCGCAGCATTCGTTCTTCACGATCATTTGGTCAACCGGTCACAGAAAAAAGAGACGCACAGGAGGCAGCCGTAGCCTATATGGTACGTGCAGCAGAAAAATTGCGCCGTGAAGGATTGCTGGCCACAACTCTTTCTGTCTTCATTAAAACAAGTGAGCATCGTCCCGGTGATCAACATGCAGAATACTGTACCTACACTCTGGAAAAACCCACAGACTATACGCCGCTGCTCGTACATCACGCATCAGAAATGCTCTGTAAAATATTCCGTAACGGGCATCAGTATCAAAAAGTTGGTGTGCTTCTTTCCGGTCTGGAATCAAAACATAATCAGCAAGGCTCGCTTCTGGAGCTAACTTCACCCGCTACACAGCAGCAAATAGAAGCAGAGGCGCGGCTTATGTGTGTAACGGATGCCATCAATAAAAAGTTTGGACGCGGTACTGTCCAATATGCAGGAGAAGGATTAGGGCAACCATGGAAAATGAAACAGAAAAATCTGTCGCCCAGATACACTACGAAATGGGGTGAGTTGAGAGAAATTTTTTAA
- a CDS encoding LexA family protein, whose protein sequence is MRRKTVFPENTASTDGNGQMHTSCVHAGFPSPADDYLDGALDLNRLLVHNAPATFFLRVKGDSMTGAGIHTDDILVVDRSVSPSHNSVVVAMLNGTLTVKRLWKKDGRVGLIPDNPGYKAVEVTHNESFEVWGVATSVIHSLRIKM, encoded by the coding sequence ATGAGAAGAAAAACAGTTTTTCCAGAAAATACTGCATCTACAGATGGAAATGGTCAGATGCACACATCATGTGTGCATGCAGGTTTTCCGTCTCCGGCTGATGATTATCTGGATGGGGCGCTCGATTTAAACAGGTTGCTCGTGCACAACGCACCGGCAACATTTTTTCTGCGCGTTAAAGGTGATTCTATGACTGGTGCAGGAATTCATACTGATGATATTCTTGTTGTAGACCGTTCTGTGTCGCCGTCCCATAACTCGGTTGTGGTAGCAATGCTCAACGGTACTCTCACTGTAAAACGCTTGTGGAAAAAAGATGGGCGTGTTGGCCTTATACCGGATAACCCGGGGTATAAAGCTGTTGAGGTAACACACAACGAAAGTTTTGAAGTGTGGGGTGTTGCCACATCCGTTATCCATTCGCTCAGGATAAAAATGTGA